The Sediminitomix flava genome includes a window with the following:
- a CDS encoding M16 family metallopeptidase: MKISNKVLSAILLIVVFVHLAMDLSAQNIPLNKALTKGKLANGFQYYIQKNEVPKNEVQFRLIIDAGSILEDDTQKGFAHFLEHMAFNGSKHFPDNSLIDYFQSIGVAFGSDINAYTSYDETVYMLPVPNTEKTTLDSAFLFFQDILAGLELKEEAINSERNIIHEEWRTTIGLSERLKKEMYPLLYHNSKYLKRMPIGEMDIVMDESNSDELRRYYKDWYRPNLASLVVIGDIDQEEIISRIEETFGHLENPVNERKRERFTVPSHEETLVRLIQDPEITSLSVKIVDKIPNRKMETLQDLKESVLDLLYTYLVNQRLSDVAQTGTKDFMYAQSYASDASGNKDRYISTATVRSGKVVSGTQDLLNELYRIKKYGFSEVELERKRTILSKELKTALLEQNTLTSAQLAGMLTNHILYDEEYADNDFKKEFVQEVIDKVTLADIQILIDKYIHNSEANRVILVTAPNTENLPSEKELVDAIQEIEYENLKPFESKEVNEPLMATLPEAGILVNEKYQEEIGATTLEFENGARVVLKPTALKNDEIRLTSTRDGGYSWAADSIFDDASMAATLVNLGGLGKFSQKEVDLILSTKQVYLAPFIHRYSEGVSGFSTKEDLETLLQLAHLTFESPRLDKDKCSQFITNKKEYNRNSLNDPETRFADEINKVMMQNSLRTATMLTTEQLDALNFKNSFEFYKERFSSVKGMIFFMVGSFDVEEVKPLIAKYIGSLSGESLTAKFKDHGIRPPKGGIHDFQLNKANKTKVIIRLTGKYPEGQEEKMAIEYLSDILTIKLTYRIREELGGAYAPYSTVTVMKSPYQHYRFDIMYTCDPEKVEELSKATFEEIEKLKEGIDFSDLEKVRKAALNHRKASLETNGFWMKLLHAIEESKEGISIYNNYEDFAEGITIKQLQKIAKKYLKEEKALQFSLSPLAD, encoded by the coding sequence TACTCAGTGCAATCCTGTTGATTGTAGTGTTTGTACACCTAGCGATGGATTTGAGCGCTCAGAATATTCCGCTCAATAAAGCTTTGACGAAAGGCAAATTAGCCAATGGCTTCCAGTACTACATTCAAAAAAATGAAGTGCCTAAAAATGAAGTCCAATTTAGGTTAATTATTGATGCAGGTTCTATTCTTGAAGACGATACTCAAAAAGGCTTTGCGCACTTTTTGGAGCATATGGCTTTCAACGGAAGTAAGCATTTTCCTGATAATTCTTTGATTGATTATTTTCAATCGATAGGTGTAGCTTTTGGTAGCGATATCAATGCATATACTTCTTATGATGAGACCGTGTATATGCTTCCAGTTCCAAATACGGAGAAAACGACTTTAGATAGTGCATTTCTGTTCTTTCAAGATATTCTTGCAGGTTTAGAATTGAAAGAAGAGGCTATTAACTCAGAGCGAAATATCATTCATGAAGAATGGAGAACGACAATAGGACTTTCAGAGCGTTTGAAAAAGGAGATGTATCCACTTCTTTATCACAATTCAAAGTACTTAAAGCGTATGCCTATTGGAGAAATGGATATCGTTATGGATGAAAGTAATAGCGATGAGCTTCGCCGTTATTACAAAGATTGGTATCGCCCAAATTTGGCTAGTTTAGTTGTAATAGGTGATATTGATCAAGAGGAAATCATCAGTCGTATCGAAGAAACTTTCGGGCATTTAGAAAACCCTGTAAACGAAAGAAAACGTGAGCGATTTACAGTACCTTCTCATGAGGAAACTTTAGTTCGTTTGATTCAAGATCCAGAGATTACAAGTCTTTCGGTAAAGATTGTCGATAAGATTCCTAACCGAAAAATGGAGACACTACAAGACTTGAAAGAAAGTGTATTGGATTTACTTTATACCTATTTGGTAAACCAACGACTTTCCGATGTTGCTCAAACAGGAACAAAAGATTTTATGTACGCTCAATCTTATGCTTCGGATGCTTCTGGAAATAAAGACAGATACATTTCTACAGCAACTGTTCGTTCTGGAAAAGTTGTATCGGGTACACAAGACTTACTGAATGAACTATACCGAATCAAGAAATATGGATTCAGTGAAGTAGAGTTGGAGCGCAAGCGAACCATTCTTTCAAAAGAACTAAAAACTGCTTTACTAGAGCAAAATACACTTACTTCAGCACAGTTGGCAGGAATGCTTACCAACCATATTTTGTATGATGAGGAGTATGCAGACAATGATTTCAAAAAGGAGTTTGTACAAGAGGTAATTGATAAGGTAACACTAGCTGATATTCAAATTCTGATAGATAAGTACATTCACAATTCTGAAGCGAACCGAGTAATTTTGGTAACAGCTCCTAATACAGAAAACTTACCATCAGAGAAAGAGCTTGTAGATGCGATTCAAGAAATTGAGTATGAAAACTTGAAGCCATTTGAAAGTAAAGAAGTGAATGAACCATTAATGGCAACGCTTCCTGAGGCAGGGATATTGGTGAACGAAAAGTACCAAGAAGAAATAGGAGCAACTACTTTAGAGTTTGAAAATGGAGCAAGAGTAGTATTGAAACCAACAGCGCTAAAAAATGATGAAATCCGATTAACCTCTACAAGAGATGGGGGATATTCTTGGGCTGCAGATTCAATATTTGATGATGCTTCAATGGCGGCTACTTTAGTGAATTTAGGAGGTCTAGGAAAATTTAGTCAGAAAGAAGTTGATCTGATATTAAGTACAAAGCAGGTTTATCTAGCTCCGTTTATCCACCGATATTCGGAAGGTGTTTCTGGTTTTTCCACAAAAGAAGATTTAGAAACGCTGCTACAATTAGCACATTTGACTTTTGAATCTCCGCGTTTGGATAAGGATAAATGTAGTCAGTTCATCACAAACAAAAAGGAGTACAATCGCAATAGTTTGAATGACCCTGAAACAAGGTTTGCAGATGAAATCAATAAGGTGATGATGCAGAATAGCCTACGTACGGCTACTATGCTAACTACTGAGCAGCTCGATGCGCTAAATTTTAAAAACTCATTTGAGTTTTACAAAGAACGATTCTCATCGGTGAAAGGCATGATTTTTTTTATGGTAGGTAGTTTTGATGTAGAAGAAGTTAAACCACTCATAGCGAAATATATAGGATCACTTTCTGGAGAAAGTTTAACTGCTAAATTCAAAGATCATGGTATTAGACCTCCAAAAGGTGGTATCCACGATTTTCAATTAAATAAAGCGAATAAGACAAAAGTCATCATACGCCTAACAGGTAAATACCCTGAGGGGCAAGAAGAGAAAATGGCAATTGAGTATTTGAGTGATATTCTGACCATTAAGTTAACGTATCGAATTCGTGAAGAGTTAGGAGGAGCATATGCTCCATACTCAACTGTAACGGTGATGAAATCACCTTATCAGCATTATCGTTTTGATATCATGTACACTTGTGACCCAGAAAAAGTCGAAGAATTGAGCAAGGCTACTTTTGAAGAGATTGAAAAATTAAAAGAAGGTATTGATTTTTCAGATTTGGAAAAAGTAAGAAAAGCGGCACTCAATCACAGAAAAGCATCACTTGAAACGAATGGCTTTTGGATGAAGCTTTTACATGCTATCGAAGAAAGTAAAGAAGGTATTTCAATTTATAATAACTACGAAGATTTTGCAGAAGGAATTACGATCAAACAACTGCAAAAAATAGCAAAGAAGTATTTGAAAGAGGAAAAAGCGCTTCAGTTTTCGCTTAGTCCACTTGCAGACTAA